The DNA segment CGTCATGTGCGGAGCATAGAGCCTCATGCTCATCAAGCGGCTGAAGGACTGCGCGGAGATCCAAGCTGGCGACCGCACCCGGCTGCGGGAGTTGCTGCATCCCTTGCGCGATGCCGCGGCGATTCGCTACTCGCTCGCCGTGGCGCGGCTCTCCCCGGGAGCCCAGTCGCAGGCCCACCGGTTGAGTACGGCTGAGGTCTACTACCTTGTTCGGGGTAGCGGCGTGATGCACATCGGCGACGAGGCGGCAGAAGTGAACGCCGGTGATGCGGTCTACATTCCGCCCGGCTCGATTCAGTGGCTTGAGAACACCGGCAGAGAGGAAGTCGAGTTCCTCTGCATTGTTGACCCCGCCTGGCGTCCGGAAGACGAACAAATCCTCTGAAACGAATACCGGGCCCGGCTTGCCAGGCCCGGTCTGAGGTTCTCTCGGGTCACCGATTAACCCGTCGAACGTATAGATTATCTCTCCGCTTGCGCCGTCGGTCAAGGGCGGTTCTTCACCCCTCCCCATTCCCCCGAATCAAACATAGGGACTTGCCACGAGAACACCGGGACAAGAAGAGGGTGAGGACGTGGGTTGCCTGTGTCTGCCTGGTTCTTTTTGGCTCAATCTAGTGTCTGGGACTCCAAAAGGCGAAGGGACGGCGGATGGCCGTCCCTTCAATTCAGTGTCGCGGTGGTCTATCTCACAACCGTCACCGGTACGGTGCGCGCCATACCGTCGGCGTCGGCGCGGATGAAGTAGACGCCCGGCACCAAACCTGTAGCATCGAACCCGAACGACTGCCTGCCCGCCGGTCTG comes from the candidate division WOR-3 bacterium genome and includes:
- a CDS encoding cupin domain-containing protein codes for the protein MLIKRLKDCAEIQAGDRTRLRELLHPLRDAAAIRYSLAVARLSPGAQSQAHRLSTAEVYYLVRGSGVMHIGDEAAEVNAGDAVYIPPGSIQWLENTGREEVEFLCIVDPAWRPEDEQIL